The Colletotrichum higginsianum IMI 349063 chromosome 2, whole genome shotgun sequence genome has a segment encoding these proteins:
- a CDS encoding Poly polymerase yields MASEERPLGVTPPISSALPTEAENHAMQTLIDELRRQNTFESPADTQKREKVLEHLARICDEFVKRVAREREKGNDALIRDARGKIFTYGSYRLGVYGPGSDIDTLVVAPKYVTRADYFEIFPDLLKEMAPPGAITDMAVVADAFVPIIKFEFSGISIDLIFSRIAMLKQLPKDFNVQDSGLLRGLDEAELRSLNGTRVTDEILSLVPEQATFKLALRAIKLWAQRRAIYANIMGFPGGVAWAMLVARVCQLYPKAASSVIVNKFFHIMRRWPWPQPVLLKQVEGGPLQVRVWNPKLYKGDQFHLMPVITPAYPSMCATYNITRSAMTVIQQELQRGCDITDAIMLGRNPWSDLFVKHTFFTQGYKYYISVITSSTDKEAHKVWSGYVESKVRVLVQGLEQHQSIALAHAFNKGYERRHRCANETEVHQVQAGNMSFLVKDGEVHDTSSVKVETEAGLNNMPVLKSGPAETTLGIKEETEPADIKQEMSSAANLKAEKEDHSVPAIDVFTTTHYIGLTLSEGAKSLDLSYQVDNFKSLCTTWEKYDPTLNCLAVQHVRSFNLPDDVFEPGEKKPQKPQKRQANANGSAQIKKRSASEVLHAWSKLTVTPEGSSRGDRNPQADRLHRKINSRRPSANRLPLRLLAEHPSGTPHPIHFCFETAQDPSI; encoded by the exons ATGGCTAGCGAGGAAAGACCATTGGGCGTGACGCCGCCCATCTCCTCCGCCCTCCCAACCGAAGCAGAGAACCATGCGATGCAGACCCTTATCGACGAGCTTCGGAGGCAGAACACCTTTGAGAGCCCTGCAGACACCCAAAAAAG GGAAAAGGTTCTTGAGCATCTTGCGCGGATATGCGACGAGTTCGTCAAACGAGTGGCCCGGGAACGGGAAAAGGGCAACGACGCCCTCATCAGAGATGCCAGGGGCAAGATCTTTACCTACGGCAGCTACCGCTTGGGTGTTTATGGCCCAGGCTCCGATATCGATACCCTTGTCGTCGCCCCGAAATACGTTACCCGCGCCGACTATTTCGAGATCTTCCCCGACCTGCTCAAGGAGATGGCCCCTCCCGGCGCCATCACAGACATGGCTGTTGTTGCCGACGCTTTCGTTCCCATTATTAAGTTCGAATTTTCCGGCATCAGCATCGACCTGATCTTCTCCCGCATTGCCATGCTTAAGCAGTTGCCCAAGGACTTCAACGTTCAGGATTCCGGTCTGTTGCGAGGTCTCGATGAAGCAGAGCTGCGATCCCTCAACGGCACTCGGGTGACAGACGAGATCCTTAGTCTTGTTCCCGAGCAAGCTACTTTCAAGTTAGCCCTGCGCGCCATCAAGCTTTGGGCACAGCGACGTGCCATCTACGCCAACATCATGGGATTCCCCGGCGGTGTGGCATGGGCCATGTTAGTTGCCCGTGTCTGTCAATTGTACCCGAAAGCAGCAAGCTCCGTCATTGTCAACAAGTTCTTCCACATCATGCGCCGCTGGCCGTGGCCTCAGCCGGTCCTTCTCAagcaggtcgagggcggTCCCCTCCAAGTCCGCGTTTGGAATCCCAAG CTCTACAAGGGTGACCAGTTTCATCTTATGCCCGTCATTACCCCCGCCTACCCCTCCATGTGCGCCACTTACAACATCACACGATCGGCCATGACTGTCATACAGCAAGAACTGCAACGAGGTTGCGATATTACAGACGCTATCATGTTGGGCAGAAACCCATGGAGCGACCTCTTTGTCAAGCATACGTTCTTCACCCAGGGATACAAGTACTACATCTCTGTCATCACTTCCAGCACAGATAAGGAAGCCCACAAGGTTTGGTCGGGCTACGTGGAGTCTAAAGTGCGCGTCTTGGTTCAAGGTCTGGAGCAGCATCAGTCGATAGCGTTGGCCCATGCGTTCAACAAAGGGTACGAACGCCGACACAGGTGCGCCAATGAGACAGAGGTTCATCAAGTCCAAGCTGGGAACATGTCCTTCCTGGTCAAAGATGGCGAGGTTCACGACACAAGTTCGGTCAAAGTCGAGACGGAGGCGGGGTTGAATAACATGCCCGTGCTCAAGTCTGGACCGGCGGAAACGACCCTAGGGATTAAAGAGGAAACGGAACCGGCTGACATCAAGCAAGAGATGTCATCAGCTGCCAACCTCAAGGCGGAGAAAGAGGACCATTCTGTTCCGGCAATCGACGTTTTCACCACCACACACTACATAGGACTGACACTGAGTGAAG GCGCGAAATCGCTCGACTTGTCCTATCAAGTCGACAACTTCAAGTCACTGTGTACGACATGGGAGAAATACGATCCCACGTTGAACTGCCTGGCCGTCCAACACGTGCGAAG TTTCAACCTTCCCGACGATGTTTTTGAGCCGGGCGAGAAGAAACCCCAGAAACCTCAAAAGAGGCAAGCAAATGCGAACGGCTCGGCACAGATCAAAAAACGAAGCGCTTCAGAGGTACTGCATGCTTGGTCTAAGCTCACGGTCACGCCCGAGGGCTCTTCACGAGGCGACCGAAACCCCCAGGCTGACAGATTGCATAGGAAAATCAACAGCCGCCGGCCAAGCGCCAACAGGCTTCCGTTACGGCTGCTGGCTGAGCATCCTTCGGGGACGCCCCACCCCATACACTTCTGCTTCGAGACCGCACAGGATCCCAGCATTTGA
- a CDS encoding Misato Segment II myosin-like domain-containing protein: MHEIITLQLGQLSNYTATHFWNTQESYFTYSDQDESPVNHNVHWRPGVALDGSETFLPRTVVYDLKGGFGSLRKINALYDASQEGAPAHLWKGSPQVHKQPQVEPSAFQQSLDLGTTAPKLSPSDVRYWSDFSRSFYHPKSLNQLYDYELNSSIRPFDKWTLGRELFDTLDKEHDIVDRDFRPFVEEADQMQGFQIVTTIDDAWGGFATEYVERLRDEYGKVTIWVWGLQTPVPAARIDQRRLQMANTARTIKDLCEHASMLVPMALPQTRLCSNINMDLQSPWHATALLGTAMETAGFPSRLNSGSNGSGLQATLSDLVSGLNQRGRQTMSRLQMSIVGPTSELEDNARTLQASEGDEEMENLKLDTDLFDILRAKPLTGRRNKDDGGGTPHLFGQAITTRGTPQGSNDGDQGRQRSRAALVENSTQRYYTDKGFPMLDSFPEIYLDSNGELSTETFGVKTSLSTDTSLSAALKALRTAVSSSIGVEDREDISNELADLAEAYREGWSSGSDDEDD, encoded by the exons ATGCACGAAATCATCACCCTCCAGCTAGGCCAGTTGAGCAACTACACAGCGACCCATTTCTGGAACACTCAG GAATCCTACTTCACCTACTCGGATCAGGATGAGTCCCCAGTAAACCACAACGTCCACTGGCGCCCGGGCGTCGCACTCGACGGCTCCGAGACATTCCTCCCTCGTACAGTCGTGTACGATCTCAAGGGTGGTTTCGGCTCGCTTCGCAAGATAAATGCCCTGTACGACGCAAGCCAGGAAGGAGCACCTGCTCATCTGTG GAAAGGATCCCCTCAAGTCCATAAACAGCCGCAGGTCGAACCAAGCGCTTTCCAGCAGAGCCTTGACCTTGGCACCACCGCGCCGAAGCTCAGCCCATCAGACGTGCGGTACTGGTCCGACTTCTCGCGCAGCTTCTATCACCCAAAGTCTCTCAACCAGCTCTACGACTATGAGCTCAACTCGTCCATCAGACCCTTCGACAAGTGGACACTGGGTCGAGAGCTTTTCGACACCTTGGACAAGGAGCATGACATTGTTGACCGAGACTTCCGTCCcttcgtcgaggaagccgaCCAGATGCAGGGATTTCAGATTGTGACAACCATTGATGATGCTTGGGGAGGCTTTGCTACCGAGTACGTCGAGCGTCTGCGGGACGAGTACGGAAAGGTCACCATCTGGGTGTGGGGCTTGCAGACTCCTGTGCCTGCAGCACGGATT GATCAAAGACGTCTCCAGATGGCCAACACGGCCAGGACGATCAAGGACTTGTGCGAGCATGCCTCAATGTTAGTTCCTATGGCTCTCCCGCAGACTCGGCTATGCTCCAACATCAACATGGACCTCCAGTCCCCCTGGCACGCCACTGCTTTGTTAGGAACTGCCATGGAGACGGCAGGCTTTCCTTCTCGACTCAACTCCGGCAGCAATGGAAGCGGATTGCAAGCAACACTGAGCGACCTGGTCAGTGGCCTGAACCAACGTGGACGGCAGACCATGAGCCGTCTGCAGATGAGCATCGTGGGCCCTACCTCGGAATTAGAGGACAATGCTCGAACATTGCAGGCATCTGAGggggacgaggagatggagaatCTCAAACTGGACACAGACCTGTTTGATATCTTGCGAGCGAAGCCGTTGACGGGAAGACGAAACAaagacgacggaggaggcACACCCCACCTTTTCGGTCAAGCGATAACTACTCGCGGTACGCCGCAAGGCTCGAATGACGGGGATCAAGGCAGACAACGGTCAAGAGCCGCACTGGTGGAGAACAGCACCCAGAG ATACTATACGGATAAGGGTTTTCCCATGCTCGACAGTTTCCCAGAAATCTACCTTGACAGCAACGGCGAGCTTTCCACCGAAACTTTTGGCGTCAAGACCAGCCTTTCCACGGACACATCTCTATCAGCAGCATTGAAAGCTTTGCGTACAGCTGTTTCATCTTCTATTGGGGTCGAGGACCGAGAGGACATCAGCAATGAGCTGGCTGACCTTGCCGAGGCGTACCGTGAAGGATGGTCCAGCGGTAgcgatgatgaagacgacTGA